The Geminocystis sp. NIES-3708 genomic sequence TAAAGTTGTAGAAGGATATAGTATTAACGAACCAGCATTTAACTTAAAAAATTTTTCGCCGTTGATTTCTTCTAATACTAACTCTCCCCCTTGATATTCACTAGGAGAATTCAGAAACAGAGTAAAAGAAATATCTGATCGCCATAGAGTAGATATACCCATTAAAGCATTATCAACATGAGAACCATAACTCATTCCTTCTTCATATCGACTAAATCGTAAAGAATGAATTGTTTTTGGTAAAGTTGCCATTTGAAAAATAAGATTGTCTTTCAAAGCATCATAGATAATTTGATTTAAAGTTTCAGCCTCTGGATAATTAATCGACATCTGTAGGTTATCTTTCACAGTTTTGGCGTGCCAACCTGCGGTGTTTTTACCATCGACAAATTGAGCCTGATTTAATTTTTGATCAATAATGCTCAAAGTTTCTGGAGATAAAATATTTTCTAATTCAAGAATCATTAATATTGATAAAAGTCACACATATTTATTAAAGTTTCATCCAGTCATCAGGTAGCATATTAGCGATTAACTCAAATCCGCCTTTACCATCTGGTTTTAGTACATAAGCCATACCTTGAGGTGCAGGATAAATACCCGTTGCCGCTTCAAATAAATCATCATGCCCAACAATAATAGTATTTGTACCTTGAGCTGGAACTTGTATCAATAAAGGCATTAATTGGGCTTTCATTTGTGCCACTTGCTCATCAGTATAATCTTCTGCCTTGGGAAAATTTAGTGCTGAATTTTTTACGTATTTATCAAAAGCTAAATCGGCTGTTTGCCAAGCCCGACAATATTGACTGGAAATAACCTCTCCCACAGGAATAGAATATTTACGAAAAGCTTCCCCAATCTGTTTTGATTGTTTCCATCCCACTTCACTTAACATTCTTTGACTAGAACAATCTCCCATAACTGCGTTAATCTGATCAGCATAGTCTTTTTCTGTTTGAGCGTGGCGAAAATATATAATATAACCTCCTTGACGTAAAGCATTTAATAAGGCAGTGCCACTCATTTTATCTTCAAAGTCAGCGTTTGCTTTTTCTCCTGGGCTCATTTCCTCTCCGCCTTCACCACCTTCGCCACCTTCGCCTCCTTGTTGAGCGAGAAGATAAGATTTTGAGGAAATTTCTGAGTTAATATTTTCTTGAGCATTTACTGGAATTGAATTAAATAAAGTTGTACTTAAACTTAAACCTAGTAGTAATTGTAAAGATTTTGATTTTTTGTTACTCATCGTTAATTTTCTCTCCATGATTCATGATTTTTTATTTTTGACAAAAGTAAAAAGAAAAGTTCTCTACTCATATTCTTTGTTTCTAAATTCTCAGTTTTCAATTCTTTTAGTTTTTTGTGGTTGCAATCGCTAAACCCGCTCCTTTTACCTGTCTCAATTCATCCATCACCGAAACCACTATTCCATGGGATACTTTCTCGTCAGCGTTAATAATTACCATGCCCTGCTGATTGTTAGGGATTAATTTAGTGAGCGCACCCTGTAAACTATTAATTTGAATGGGTTGTTTATTTAAAAAAACTTTGCCATCTGATTGAATGGTGACATTAATCTGAGCAACTTTTTGGGATTCAGTAGTTGTCGCTGAAGGTAGATTAACTGGTAAACCTTCCGATTTAATTAAAGAAATACTCGATATAATGAAAAACGCCAAAATCGAAAAAATAGCATCAATCATCGGCACAAGATTAATTTCACCTTGTACTTCTTCACCCTCATGTATTTGCATAAACTTTTTCTCCCTTTTCGTAAATACGACGATATAAAAGTTCTAATTGTCCTCCCCATTCTTGAATTAAAGCGATTTGACGGAGATAAAGAGAACGAAAAACGTTGGCAAACATTAAAGTAACAATTGCTACTACTATTCCCATGACTGTAGAAATTAAAGCCTCACTAATACCCCCAGTTACTCCAGTGGTGTTTGTGCCTCCTGTGTTACCTAAATCAAAGGATGCAAAGGATTGCATTAAACCTAATATTGTGCCTAATAAGCCAAATAAAGGAGCAATGGTGATCACGGTTTGAAAAAAAGTGTTAAATCTTTTTAATAAAGGTAACTCTGCTTGAGTCGCTGTTTCTAACGCTAAACGAAACTCTGTTGCATTTGCTTGTTCTAATTCTAAGGCTTCTAAAAAAATACGAGCTGTAGGTAAATCAGCATTTTTTCTTAACTTGGCGATCGCAGTTACATAATCAGAACGATAAATTTTCAAAACTTCTTTAATTAAAGGTTTTTCCCTTGATTTAATACGATTCCAAAACCAAAAACGCTCAATAACTAAAGCTACTGTCATTATTGAGAAAGCTAAAAGAGGGATTGAGACAATACCTCCAGCGACTAAAAATTCATATGCTGACATCGACTTATTTTAAAAATTAGTTGCAAATATTTATTAATTGAATTAATCATTTTTAACTATAGCGAAGTTTGATAACTAATGCAAATTATTAGTAATAATGTTAAGGTACTAAAAAAATATTTTTTTGCAAAAGAGCAGAGAAGATCCCAAAGTTAATCCAATATTTATACAATTATTTGTACTACAAGTAATAACTTTGACATTATGTCTGTTGACATTGAAAAATACTTTAAATATCGTTAGTTGAGTAAATCAAACTAATGTGTAAGGAGTAAAGATGAAACAAGAAAAGCTATTTTCTTTGATTTATCTAAATGTAATATTGTTCACTATTCTATTTCCTTTATCTGCAAAACCTGAAACAAAACCAGTTAATGATGAAGTAGTAACAGAAGAAAATTCTTTTGAAAAGTCGCCACCTCAGTCTTTTAGTATCGTCACAGAGGTGCAAGTTCGTGTCACAGAAAATGGTCTTGATGTTATTTTAAATACTTTTAATAATGAGATTTTTCACCCTGTTACTAGCACTGAAGGCAATAATTTAATCATTGACATTCCCAACCTACAACTACAGTTACCAGAAAATCAAGAATTTCATCAAGAAAATCCGACTCAAGATATTGGAAGTATTACTGTTACTAATCTTGAACCTCATACTCTGAGAATAACGATTACAGGTATAAAAGAAATACCCACAGGGCAAGTCTTTCAAAGTCAATCTGGTTTATTAATTACTTTAACCCCACAACAAAACCCTGAAGAAGATAATATTCAAATCATCGCCACTGATGAGCGATCACCTTTTGTACCTAGTTCTGCACCTACTTACACAATCGATAAATCAGAAATTGAACAGCTAAATCCTAGAACTACCTCAGAATTATTACGCAATTTACCCGGCTTTGCCGTTAATGATTACGGCTTCGGTGCAGATATTCATACGGGTACTTTTTTAAGGGGTTTTTCGATCAATCAGTCTATTTTTCAAATCAATGGACGTTCTCTTGGTAGCAATATTAGCACTTATCATGGTGCAACAGACCTTAATAGTATTCCTGTGGATGCGATCGAGCAAGTAGTAATCACCAGTGGCACAAGTGCAACTCTTTATGGTTCGGAAGCCTTTGGAGGGATAGTTAATATTATCACCAAAAAAGATCCTCAACCCCTTCAGCTAGGATTAGGTGCAGAAATAGGTTCTTATGGCTATCAGCGTTATCAACTAGGCTATGGTGGCACAGTAAATGAAGTTAACTTTCGTGTAGGCTATGAATATTTAACCACCAATAATGATTATCTTGTACCTGTAGGGGCGGCTAACCGTGATCCTGAAACGGGCAAACTGTTTAATGGCGACAGTACTCTTAATAACTTCTATGGTAGTGTGGAATTTCCTATTGATACTCGCAACTATCTCAGTGTTGATGCTTATAAAACTGCCAGTAGGCGAGGGTTACTCTATTTTGGCTTCCCTTTACAGTTTGATCGTCTCGATCATGATTTATTCAATATTGGTGCAACCTTAACCACTAAATTAGGTAATGGAGATGATTCTATATTAAAAACAACTATTGCCTATAATCAAGATTATTTTAGTACTTATGGACCAAATGCGGGGAGATTTTATCGTTCAGGGGTTTTGGACTCTCAAGCCTTGAGTGGGCGTGTGGAAAACCAATGGCAAATATCTCCTACTTATAAACTGACATCAGGATTTGATATTAGTAACAATTCTATTTATGGAGATGTCCAGAGTAATCGTCCCGATTTAGCTATATTTAATGAAGTAGAAGATCGCGATCGTTTTCTTTTCGCTTTATTTGCCCTCAATACATTTGAACTCAGCGATAACTTTCAACTGGAATTAGGCTTGCGGCAAAATATTACCAGTGATTTTGGTAGCTATCTTAACCCCACCTTCGGCACGAGATGGAATATAACACCTAATATTGCCTTTCGTAATAGCTTTGCTGTTCTGCAACGAAATCCGGGGCTTGATCAATTATATGTGTTTGACACAGTACACAACTGGCTACCGAATCCGAATCTTATTCCCGAAAAAGGAGTAGCTTATACTGCTGGATTCGACATTAATTTATCTGATTCTTTCCTTGCACAATTAACATATTTTGGTAGTAATTTAAATGATCGTCTTGGCATTGTTGCTGGACGTTGGGAAAACGTGGGAAGGGTTGAGACAAATGGGCTTGAAGTAGTTCTTCAATGGCAAATTAGCCCCGAATTTTCTTCATTTCTTAATTATACCTATACCGACGCTCAAATTCTTAGTAGCCCAATCCCTTCTGAAGTGGGTTTACAACTGTCAACGCTACCTTACTCTGTGGGTACGTTTGGTGTCGGTTATAGCTCTAATGGTTATCAAGCTAATCTCTTTTTCAACTATTACAGTGGCTCTCGTCGTGCCTTATTTGCTCTGCCGGGAGTTAGTAGTACTGAGTTTTCTCCTTCTTATCTGAGTATAGATTTTAACGGGCAAATTCCACTAACTAAAAATATCTTTTTAACCCTCAATTTAGAAAATTTAAGCGATGAAAGTTATGAAAAGAGTAATCGTATTTATCAACCCGGATTAACTTATCGAATTGGATTACAAGCCTATTTTTAATGAGAAATTAAGTCAGAAAAGAGGATAAAATTAAAGGATAATGAGTTATATAATTATGATTTACTTTATCAGTTTAGTTGCAAATCTTTATTAATTAAATTAATATTTTAATATGAAGTGGGATTTCATTAAAAATTATTAGTAGTAAATACAAAAAGTAACTATAGTAAAACTCAAAATTAAAATTTTGATTGAATAACACTTTTACCTTAATTGTCTATATCTCACTAAAAAACCAATTAAGAAAGGAAATTATTAAATAATCATGACTCATTCACTGACTTGTACTCAACAACGACAAAAAGAAACGGAAAAAACACGCAAATTAGTTACTATTGGGGTTGTTGGTTCGATAGCTTTTCATGGAGTTGCTTTGTCAATGATGAATTATATCGAAAAACCTTTAGCTAAAGAGGAAAATAAACCCATTGAATTCATTATCATACAAGAGCCAGAACCTAAACAAGACATAAAACAAGAGAAACCTAAACTACAACCTGAAAAACCAATCCCAAAAACTCAATTAAAGGAAGTTGAGCCTTCTAAACCTCAAACTACCCCGACAGTCAAAGCTAATTCCCCTAAATCTCAAGTTATCCAAAGTCTTAAAACTAATATCCCTAAACCTAAACCCACAGAAACCATTGAACCTACCTTATCACCACAGGAGATCATTCAACCAATAAAAACTCCTACCCCTATCGCCACCGAATCTAATCCTATTAAACCTCAATTTAACACACCTAATAGCACTCCTCAAATAGAAGAAAATACCGCTCCTTTACTTCCTCAAGAGGTGCTTACCAGCAATACTTTAGCCCGTAATAATATTCCTCGTGCCCCTAAGCCCGTTGAGAATCAGAATAGTAGTAACTCATGGAGTAATTCTTTTAAATCTTCTCCTAGAGCGGTTAATAATAATACTAATCAAGAAACTTTTGTTGCTTCTATGAGTGAAAATGTAGGAGTTTCTAGTGGCAGACTATCTCGCAATAATAATAAAACTCCTAGTACTATTAATGGTAGTAATGGTAATCAAGGAGAGGGAATAGGTAATTTAAGAAATAGTTTTAGTCGTGGTAATAGTAATAGTAATAGTAATGGCATAGGTAATGGCAATAAGGTGTCTGGTATTCCTAGCAATGTTGCGGCTACCAGTCAATCCGTGCCACAACGCCCCCAAGCTAAACTAACTCCTCCCCCCCCTGAAAGTATCAAATGTATTCGTAATTGTGATCCCGTTTATCCTTCTGAGTTACAAGGGGTAGAAGGTAAAACCACCGTAAAGGTTAATCTTGATAGTGGTGGCAATGTGTTAGGAGTGAATGTAGTTAATCCTCATAGCAACGGTGAAGTTAATCGACAGGCATTATTAGCCGCACGACAAATGAGATTTTCTTCTCCTAGTGTCAATAATGCTTCAGTACAAGTTAGTATTAATTTTACCGTGGCAGGTTCAGAATTTGATCGCCTTGCTCGTCAGAAAAAAGAAGAGCAACAAAGACAAGCACGTTTAGCCCAAGATAAAGAGCGTCAAGCTCGTCAAGCACAATTAGAAAAAGAAAGATTACAGCGTCAACAACAACTAGAAAAAGAGCGTCAAGAAAGAGAAAGATTAGCTCAAATAGAAAGGGAAAAAACAGAGCAACAATTAAGACAATCTTCTTCTCCTATAAATACTCAAACTAATATTAATAATAGTGAAAATCTACCATTATTAGAGTTGGATGAAAAACTAGATTCAACCTTATTAGAAGAAGGTAATTAATCAAGAGTCTTTTTTCTTGCAAATACCCTTAATGGTGCAAATTTTTTAGAAAAGAAAAAGAATTCAAAATATTATCTAGGAGTTATTTATTATTGATAAAGTATGGGAAATAAAATTTTAAATTAATTTAAAGATATTTGAAGTTTATAAACCTGTATTGGGGAAAAATATTAAATAGAATCTAAAGTATATCAATTAATAAAAAATATGTTATAAAAAAATCTTCAATAAATTATCTCAAATTATGGACTAAGCAAGTAATAAAGCTGAAAAGAAGAAATTAACAACGAAAATATCACAACTTATTTTGAAATCTGCATTAGTATCATATTTATTTTGAACGATAAATATTATTAAATCTCATCTTTTTTTTGATTAATTAACTATTGACTTAACACATAAAATTATGAACAAAAAATATCTTTTCTTAACCTCCTTAATTAGTTTAATTTTTATTAATACTTCAGTGATTAGCCCTAAAATTTTGGCTAATAATATGACTCTCCCCGATGGTAGTAAATGCGAAGGTAGCGTTACAAGGGGGAATCTCAATGGCGAGGGTAAATGTATTTTTAGTAATGGTGATAGCTATGAAGGTAATTTTGTTGATGGTGAAAAGCAAGGAAAGGGTAAATATACTTTTGCCAATGGTGGTTATTATCAGGGAGAATTTCAAAAAGATCAATTTGAAGGGCAAGGAATAAGAGTTTTTCCTGAAGGTGACAAATATGAAGGGCAATTTAAACAGGGTAAACCAGAAGGTAAAGGGGTTTATCTCTCTAGTGATGGTAGTCGTTACGAAGGCAATTTTGTTAACGGTTTACCAATGGGAGAAGGTAAATTTATCTACAGTAATGGCGATAGTTGTGCGGGAATGATCAAAGATGGTAGGATTGATGGTCAAGGTGCTTGTACCTATCAAAATGGCGATCGCTATCAAGGGCAATTAGTCGATAATCAACCTCAGGGAGAAGGAATCTATACTTTTGGGAGTGGTGGTAGCGATGAAGGCACTTTCACCGAAGGAGGATTAAGTGGAAAAGGAGTACGTAAATACGGCAATGGTGACAGTTATGAGGGTGAGATAAAAGACGGTATTCCTAATGGTAAAGGGATTTATAAATTTACCGATGGTGGTATGTATGAAGGAAATTTTGATAACGGTAAACAGGCAGGTAAAGGAATGTATAAATTTGCAAATGGTAATCGTTATGATGGAGAATTTGTCAATGGACAATTTGAAGGACAAGGAATATTTACTTTTGCTAACGGCGATGTGTGTCAAGGTAAATTTAAAAATAACCAATTACACGGGGATGTGATTTGCGATTATGCCAATGGAGACACCTACAAAGGAGAATTTGCCAGTGGTAAAAAAAATGGTAAAGGAATTTATAATTTCGCCGATGGCACGGTAATCGATGGTAACTGGAAGGAAGATAAACCTTTATAGTTAATAAAAATTCAGTCCGAAGATTTAGCTTAATATCAAAAAAAGCCTACTCCGTAAATTTTACCAAAAGTGCATTAGTTTAAGTTGATTTCGATATAAAAATAGCTGATGATTGACTTGAAAAACAGCCTGAAAAGGATATAAGAAGATTATGTTTTTTCCTTAATGAATAAAGTTTTCTCAAAAATATACGAATATTGGGAATTTTTGTGCTTATCCACTATTTTACCTGTCTTATCTTCATCATTTTTCTTCCATTTAACTTAGGTTATTTTTAAGTCTAATTATCTTAATAAAATTTCCTTCTACTTGGGCAAACATATCTTTACTTAAGGTAGAAGTTCGAGAGCAGTGTGGGGCTTCAATTAAGTTCACAACTGCCTCTATTTGCTCAAAATTAGGCATCCTGTTTAAGTTTTGGTGTAAAAAAACCTTTATCACCCTTCTTTGTAAACTGAGGGGTTTTTCTTTTAGAATAGAACGTTTCAAACTTTTTTGATCTTCATGAATTGCTAAATCAAATAATTTTTCAGTTTCTTCTGTTAAAAATGCAATATCTCCTCGTAATATTTCTGCTGTTTGGCTTAAATGTTGTTCTATCTGTGAATTAAATTCTTTTTTGAGATAAGGTATTAATTCAAGACGGATGCGATTACGAGCAAATTTTTTATTTTTGTTATATTTATCTTCCCAGATAGGTAGTTGTAATTGTTGACAAAAAGCAAGGGTATCGCCACGAGTAAAATTAAGTAAAGGACGAACTAGGGTAATATTATCATTGAGTTTTCTTGTCCAATTAAGGGCACTTAATCCTTCCATTCCTGCACCACGCATTAAGTTATATAAAAAAGTTTCCCCACGATCACTTAAGGTATGTCCTGTTATTAGATAATTGAATTGGTATTTAGTGGCAATTTCTACTAAACCTTCATAGCGATATTTTCGGGCTTCTCCTTCCGATTCTGTTATTTTTTGCTTTGCTGTCTCTAAATAAAAATCTAAACTCCAATTTTTGGCGATTTTCTCTACATGAAGAGCTAATCCTTCATCTAATATCCAACCATGATTAAAATGGGCGATCGCCAAATGCCAATCCCATTTTAATTGTAAATCTAAGCATAATTTACCAAGACACAGAGAATCTTGTCCTCCTGAAACTGCAATGAGGATCTTACTACTTTTTGGCAATAAAAGTCTATTTTTTAAGGTTTGATGGAATTTACCATGATAATCAGTCCACATTATTTTAGTAAGGAATTAAGAAATTCAAAGTTAATCACCACGCCATAAATTATTAACTATTAATTATTCATTATTAATTATTGATTATGATTGTCGGATTGACCATAAACCAATAAACTTTCTAATAAAAGTAATTTAACAGATTAAATTTATGAAAAAAGTACTTGGAATAATTTTAGGCGGTGGCGCAGGTACAAGATTATATCCTTTAACTAAATTACGAGCAAAACCTGCCGTACCACTAGCAGGAAAATATCGTTTAATTGATATTCCTATTAGTAACTGTATTAATTCTGAAATTTTAAAAATTTATGTTTTAACTCAGTTTAACTCAGCTTCTTTGAATCGTCATGTCAGTCGTGCCTATAATTTTTCAGGGTTTAGTGATGGTTTTGTAGAAGTTTTAGCTGCACAACAAACTAAAGAAAATCCTGAATGGTTTCAAGGTACGGCAGATGCAGTACGTCAATATATATGGTTATTTCAAGAATGGGATATTGATGAATATATCATCCTTTCGGGTGATCATCTCTATCGTATGGATTATAGTAAATTTGTAGAACATCACCGCAAAACTGGGGCAGATATTACTTTATCGGTTGTGCCTATAGACGAAAAAAGAGCTTCTGCTTTTGGTTTAATGAAGATAGATGATACAGGAAGAATTGTTGATTTTAGCGAAAAACCTGAAGGCGATGAGTTACAAAAAATGGCAGTTGATACTTCTATTTTAGGCTTAAGCCCTGAAAAAGCGAAAGAAAGTCCTTATATTGCCTCAATGGGTATTTATGTTTTTAAAAAAGAAGTTTTAGAGAAACTTTTAAAAGATAATCCTAATCAGACAGATTTTGGGAAAGAAATTATCCCAGCGGCAGCTAAAGATTATAAAGTACAAGCCTACTTATTTAAAGGTTATTGGGAAGATATTGGAACAATTGAGGCTTTTTATGACGCAAATTTAGCTTTAACCAAACAACCTCAGCCAGATTTTAGCTTTTATGATGAAAAAGCTCCCATTTACACTCGCTCTCGTTATTTACCACCAACAAAACTACTTAATGCAGAAGTTACACAATCTATTATTGGTGAAGGGTGCATTATTAAAGATTGCCGTATAAATCACTGTGTTTTAGGAGTAAGAACACGTATTGAATCTGATTGTATTATTGAAGATAGTTTACTCATGGGATCTGATTTTTATGAGTCCTATAGTATCAGACAAAGTAAAATAGATCAAGGAAGTGTACCAGTTGGTATAGGTGCAAATTCTATCGTCAGACGGGCTATTGTCGATAAAAATGCACGAATAGGCAAAAATGTAATCATAACTAACAAAGACAAAGTCGAAGAGGCTAACCGAGAAGATGAAGGTTTTTTAATTCGCAGTGGTATTGTTGTGGTTATCAAAAATGCCGTCATTCCTGATAATACCGTTATTTGATGAATAATTAATGATTATTTGGGTGAATACTATTCACCCCTATTTAACTATTGTCCGACTATTGATGTACAAAGAAAATCGTCTTGAAAATAATCATTAGCAACTCTTTGTATATCATCTAGAGTAACGTTAGTGATTTCTTGAGGAAAAATGGTATCGTATTCAATTCCTAATCCTAAAGTTTCATACCAACCAAAAATTTGAGCAAACTCGCCATTGGTTTGTTTTCCTAAAGCATATTGTCCTAATAATTTACTTTTTGCTGTTTCTAGCTCTTCGATACTTAGTTTATTTTTTCTTAGGCGCTGAATTTCATTATATAATCCTTCTTTTCCTATGTCTGTATTGTTAGGAGACGTACCCATATAAACCACAAATTGAGATTTATCGAGACGAGTAGGATAAAAAGCGGAAACATCATAAGCTAATCCTCTTTTTTCTCTCAATTCCACAAATAAACGGCTAGAAAGTCCATTTCCTAAATAAGTTGTTAATAATTTGAGTACAGGATAATCAAGATGTTTCATTTCTGGTGCAAGGTAGCCCATCATAATAATAGATTGTTGAGTTTCTTGGTTAAGTTTTCGATAATTTGATTGAGGAGAAAGAGGATAAGGGGTAAATTGAGGGGTTTTCATGTTCAATGGTTGCCAATCACCGAAAATTTCTTCCACAATTAAAATTGCTTGATCTAAATTTATTTTTCCTGCTAAACTGATCGTTAAATTATTCGGAGTAAAGTGTTTATTATGACAGTGTTTTAAATCCTTTACAGTTAACTCCGTGACAGTTTTTTCAGTGCCTAAAACCGAAAACCCATAGGGATGCTCACCATAAATCATTTCTCTAAGTTGACTAAAGGCAAGATTAAAGGGTTGTTCTTTCTGAGATAAAATATTTTGTAAAATAAGTTTCTTTTCTAGTTCGATTTCATGGTCAGGAAAGGAAGGAAACCGCAAAATCTCGGCGGCTAAGGCTAAAATTTCGGGAAAATCGGCAGTAATGGTTTTTAAACTAACTAAAAAGTAATCGTTAGAAGTATCTGTGCTTAATCCTGCACCAATAGATTCTACTTTTTGTGCAATTTCTAAGGATGATAGACTCTGAGTGCCTTTAGACATTACACTGGCTAACAGGTGAAAAATTCCTGCTTGATGAGTTGATTCCCATAAACTTCCTGCATGACGACAAAAAATTCTTCCAGCAATGATTTCTGTGGTAGGATTCTCAATAACTATAAGAGTTATGCCGTTACTTAAAGTCGTTTTTTGTATATGTTTTTGATTTGCTTTCACTGACTATAATTTTTCAAGTACATTTTCATCAATAATTAATTATTTACTATCAATTATTGATTATTAATTATTAACTATTCATTATGCTCACTGTTAACGAAGTTGAAAAATTTATTTTGAATTTAGTAAAACCGATTACTGATAAAGAGTTAGTACCTTTATCTCAAGCTACTAATCGTATTTTGGCTGAAAATATCTCCTCTTCTTTTGATTTTCCCTATGATGATAATTCCGCAATGGATGGTTATGCGGTTAAATATCAGAATGTGGCGATGGCAAGTCAAGATTCTCCTGTGTCTTTAAAAATAATAGAAGAAATTCCAGCTGGATATTGTCCACAAAAAACTATTTTAGATGGTGAAACTTCTCGAATTTTTACTGGGGCAATTTTACCTCAAGGAGCTGATTCCATTGTTATTCAAGAGAATACGCAACGAGAAGGAGATCAAATTAAAGTGTTTGCTTCTCCTCTCAAGAATGAATTTGTCCGTTATCAAGGCTCTTATTATCGAGCTGGTGAGTGTTTACTGTCCGCAGGTTACAAAATTAATCCTCCTGAAATGGCTATTTTAGCAGCCGCTCAATGTTTGGAAGTACCTGTTATACGATCGCCAATTATTGCAATTCTTTCCACTGGAGATGAGTTAATAGCACCAGAAGAATCTATGGAAAAAGGAAAAATCATAGACTCTAATCAATATTTATTAGCCAGTTTCATTCAACAAAATGGTGGTATTCCTTTATCCTTGGGCATTATTCCTGATCATCCTTTGGCACTGGAAAATGCCATTAAAGAAGCCTTGAATCAAG encodes the following:
- a CDS encoding Fe2+-dependent dioxygenase, yielding MILELENILSPETLSIIDQKLNQAQFVDGKNTAGWHAKTVKDNLQMSINYPEAETLNQIIYDALKDNLIFQMATLPKTIHSLRFSRYEEGMSYGSHVDNALMGISTLWRSDISFTLFLNSPSEYQGGELVLEEINGEKFFKLNAGSLILYPSTTLHRVEKVTFGVRKVVVGWIQSLIRDELKREILFDLDTVRRALFHREGKTTEFDLLCKSHSNLLRSFAEN
- a CDS encoding histidine phosphatase family protein, whose protein sequence is MSNKKSKSLQLLLGLSLSTTLFNSIPVNAQENINSEISSKSYLLAQQGGEGGEGGEGGEEMSPGEKANADFEDKMSGTALLNALRQGGYIIYFRHAQTEKDYADQINAVMGDCSSQRMLSEVGWKQSKQIGEAFRKYSIPVGEVISSQYCRAWQTADLAFDKYVKNSALNFPKAEDYTDEQVAQMKAQLMPLLIQVPAQGTNTIIVGHDDLFEAATGIYPAPQGMAYVLKPDGKGGFELIANMLPDDWMKL
- a CDS encoding biopolymer transporter ExbD, whose product is MQIHEGEEVQGEINLVPMIDAIFSILAFFIISSISLIKSEGLPVNLPSATTTESQKVAQINVTIQSDGKVFLNKQPIQINSLQGALTKLIPNNQQGMVIINADEKVSHGIVVSVMDELRQVKGAGLAIATTKN
- a CDS encoding MotA/TolQ/ExbB proton channel family protein; its protein translation is MSAYEFLVAGGIVSIPLLAFSIMTVALVIERFWFWNRIKSREKPLIKEVLKIYRSDYVTAIAKLRKNADLPTARIFLEALELEQANATEFRLALETATQAELPLLKRFNTFFQTVITIAPLFGLLGTILGLMQSFASFDLGNTGGTNTTGVTGGISEALISTVMGIVVAIVTLMFANVFRSLYLRQIALIQEWGGQLELLYRRIYEKGEKVYANT
- a CDS encoding TonB-dependent receptor domain-containing protein, which produces MKQEKLFSLIYLNVILFTILFPLSAKPETKPVNDEVVTEENSFEKSPPQSFSIVTEVQVRVTENGLDVILNTFNNEIFHPVTSTEGNNLIIDIPNLQLQLPENQEFHQENPTQDIGSITVTNLEPHTLRITITGIKEIPTGQVFQSQSGLLITLTPQQNPEEDNIQIIATDERSPFVPSSAPTYTIDKSEIEQLNPRTTSELLRNLPGFAVNDYGFGADIHTGTFLRGFSINQSIFQINGRSLGSNISTYHGATDLNSIPVDAIEQVVITSGTSATLYGSEAFGGIVNIITKKDPQPLQLGLGAEIGSYGYQRYQLGYGGTVNEVNFRVGYEYLTTNNDYLVPVGAANRDPETGKLFNGDSTLNNFYGSVEFPIDTRNYLSVDAYKTASRRGLLYFGFPLQFDRLDHDLFNIGATLTTKLGNGDDSILKTTIAYNQDYFSTYGPNAGRFYRSGVLDSQALSGRVENQWQISPTYKLTSGFDISNNSIYGDVQSNRPDLAIFNEVEDRDRFLFALFALNTFELSDNFQLELGLRQNITSDFGSYLNPTFGTRWNITPNIAFRNSFAVLQRNPGLDQLYVFDTVHNWLPNPNLIPEKGVAYTAGFDINLSDSFLAQLTYFGSNLNDRLGIVAGRWENVGRVETNGLEVVLQWQISPEFSSFLNYTYTDAQILSSPIPSEVGLQLSTLPYSVGTFGVGYSSNGYQANLFFNYYSGSRRALFALPGVSSTEFSPSYLSIDFNGQIPLTKNIFLTLNLENLSDESYEKSNRIYQPGLTYRIGLQAYF
- a CDS encoding energy transducer TonB; translation: MTHSLTCTQQRQKETEKTRKLVTIGVVGSIAFHGVALSMMNYIEKPLAKEENKPIEFIIIQEPEPKQDIKQEKPKLQPEKPIPKTQLKEVEPSKPQTTPTVKANSPKSQVIQSLKTNIPKPKPTETIEPTLSPQEIIQPIKTPTPIATESNPIKPQFNTPNSTPQIEENTAPLLPQEVLTSNTLARNNIPRAPKPVENQNSSNSWSNSFKSSPRAVNNNTNQETFVASMSENVGVSSGRLSRNNNKTPSTINGSNGNQGEGIGNLRNSFSRGNSNSNSNGIGNGNKVSGIPSNVAATSQSVPQRPQAKLTPPPPESIKCIRNCDPVYPSELQGVEGKTTVKVNLDSGGNVLGVNVVNPHSNGEVNRQALLAARQMRFSSPSVNNASVQVSINFTVAGSEFDRLARQKKEEQQRQARLAQDKERQARQAQLEKERLQRQQQLEKERQERERLAQIEREKTEQQLRQSSSPINTQTNINNSENLPLLELDEKLDSTLLEEGN
- a CDS encoding MORN repeat-containing protein, giving the protein MNKKYLFLTSLISLIFINTSVISPKILANNMTLPDGSKCEGSVTRGNLNGEGKCIFSNGDSYEGNFVDGEKQGKGKYTFANGGYYQGEFQKDQFEGQGIRVFPEGDKYEGQFKQGKPEGKGVYLSSDGSRYEGNFVNGLPMGEGKFIYSNGDSCAGMIKDGRIDGQGACTYQNGDRYQGQLVDNQPQGEGIYTFGSGGSDEGTFTEGGLSGKGVRKYGNGDSYEGEIKDGIPNGKGIYKFTDGGMYEGNFDNGKQAGKGMYKFANGNRYDGEFVNGQFEGQGIFTFANGDVCQGKFKNNQLHGDVICDYANGDTYKGEFASGKKNGKGIYNFADGTVIDGNWKEDKPL